In Erinaceus europaeus chromosome 10, mEriEur2.1, whole genome shotgun sequence, one DNA window encodes the following:
- the LOC132540865 gene encoding spermatogenesis-associated protein 31A7-like, whose product MSPEIARSPPTQQCRQLFWGHPKLHSESLVAAVRLLSGSPHEQPPQELHFNQLSGTLPKQEPVPRGAASALAEHQPEPSPATQPQLWAPAMNNILLPTHTLLQPQTRAPPTPRALPASPPPPPLKTLGGSGAPCHKTEPSALPADMPHRLLFSIDLRGHRPQLPGSREARTRRVPSQPSVSQGQSGQEAQKMGTRAPPLHSFEKALGQGVGQSVGQVVKGLQSRAASLRLQVPQATWKRTSGRLKRPWARGHQKQLPGQSLWALEGRKVEPTEEGQLPGNVPGSSSTTSMAVALRAQSVAGQQARSILSSKGLEPCTLTPLQCSVLTTHTCQVLEKHVTRLWVRHRWHLPLKLLKPLRCFRAPGPQLLALPPREGPVHPGTPCLASRSHSKASSTRCLAEAPPDQLGGRVNTRMSPQAPNKDSAFPASSAGQGDPQDTFTKESPWVLRQGSSVVPLTGQGTRPPAETAPCFVGRFWHRAKGPEALEDGLQPSSTPGMAPSKQKLYPAQSAQRGAGLELHSGPQSAWDEEDNDAVQVREVPGWEGHLEPTGRAGCRQRQQEFGQPLRRAQPKSRARHQISTARKRSWPASERSRQLPAGRSCALLLSQDHEPPESLPPRKTRQLEHMAPEQGREPEESPYTAQPVPTAPQNHHSQSHSPLGPEGCAQAEALTSAVGHYLEQQVALHRHSPKLTLPWCHQERRGPQQGPFCSHKLFCNDKQSKIPSGSHSRHQATLHGHS is encoded by the coding sequence ATGTCCCCGGAGATTGCAAGGTCCCCCCCCACACAGCAGTGCCGGCAGCTCTTCTGGGGACACCCCAAGCTGCACAGTGAGTCCCTGGTGGCTGCTGTCAGGCTGCTGTCAGGCTCCCCCCACGAGCAGCCCCCCCAGGAGCTGCATTTCAACCAGCTCTCTGGGACACTGCCCAAGCAGGAGCCGGTGCCCAGGGGAGCAGCCTCGGCCCTGGCAGAGCATCAGCCTGAGCCCAGTCCTGCAACCCAGCCCCAGCTCTGGGCTCCAGCCATGAACAACATCTTGCTGCCAACACACACTCTGCTGCAGCCCCAGACAAGGGCCCCACCAACTCCCAGAGCCCTTCCAGCCTCCCCACCGCCTCCACCTCTGAAGACTCTGGGGGGCTCTGGGGCCCCGTGCCACAAGACAGAGCCCTCTGCCCTGCCGGCAGACATGCCCCACAGGTTGCTGTTCTCCATAGACCTGAGGGGCCATCGGCCTCAGCTCCCAGGCTCCAGGGAGGCCCGGACCAGGAGGGTTCCCTCCCAGCCTTCTGTATCCCAGGGCCAGAGTGGCCAGGAAGCAcagaagatggggaccagggccccaCCCCTGCACTCCTTTGAGAAGGCCCTGGGCCAGGGTGTGGGGCAGAGTGTGGGGCAGGTGGTGAAAGGCCTCCAGAGCAGGGCAGCCAGCCTCCGGCTGCAGGTGCCACAAGCAACCTGGAAGAGGACCTCAGGGAGGCTCAAGAGGCCCTGGGCAAGGGGCCACCAGAAGCAGCTTCCAGGACAGAGTCTGTGGGCCCTTGAGGGCAGGAAGGTGGAGCCCACAGAGGAGGGGCAGCTCCCAGGGAATGTTCCAGGATCCAGCTCTACCACCAGCATGGCCGTGGCCCTTCGTGCACAGTCGGTTGCAGGCCAGCAGGCCAGAAGCATCCTCTCCTCCAAGGGCCTGGAGCCCTGCACGCTCACACCCCTGCAGTGCTCTGTGCTCACCACGCATACGTGCCAGGTGCTGGAGAAGCATGTCACCAGGCTGTGGGTGAGGCACAGGTGGCACTTGCCCCTCAAACTCCTCAAGCCCCTCAGGTGCTTCAGGGCTCCTGGGCCTCAGCTCCTGGCCCTTCCACCAAGGGAAGGGCCTGTGCACCCCGGCACTCCTTGCCTGGCATCGAGATCCCACTCAAAAGCCTCCTCAACCAGGTGCTTGGCAGAAGCTCCTCCAGACCAGCTAGGAGGAAGGGTGAACACACGCATGTCACCTCAAGCCCCCAACAAGGACAGTGCCTTCCCAGCCTCATCAGCTGGGCAAGGGGACCCACAGGACACCTTCACGAAAGAGTCCCCGTGGGTGCTGCGCCAGGGTTCCTCAGTGGTACCTCTGACTGGACAGGGGACCCGGCCACCTGCAGAGACCGCCCCATGCTTCGTGGGGCGGTTCTGGCATAGGGCAAAGGGGCCTGAGGCCCTGGAAGATGGCCTGCAGCCAAGTTCTACACCAGGCATGGCTCCCAGCAAGCAGAAACTGTACCCAGCACAGTCTGCCCAGAGGGGAGCAGGACTGGAGCTCCACTCAGGGCCACAATCTGCCTGGGATGAAGAGGACAATGACGCAGTCCAGGTCAGGGAGGTCCCTGGCTGGGAAGGCCACCTGGAACCCACAGGCAGGGCAGGCTGCAGACAGAGGCAGCAGGAGTTCGGGCAGCCCCTGCGCAGAGCACAGCCCAAGAGCAGGGCAAGACATCAAATCTCAACTGCCAGAAAGAGGAGCTGGCCTGCCTCAGAGAGGAGCCGCCAGCTCCCAGCAGGCAGGTCCTGTGCCCTCCTGCTCAGCCAGGACCACGAGCCCCCAGAGAGCCTCCCGCCTAGGAAGACCAGGCAGCTCGAGCACATGGCACCTGAGCAAGGCAGAGAGCCTGAGGAGTCCCCCTACACAGCCCAGCCTGTTCCCACCGCTCCCCAGAACCACCACTCACAGAGCCACAGCCCCTTGGGGCCAGAGGGCTGTGCCCAGGCAGAGGCACTCACATCTGCTGTGGGCCACTATCTGGAGCAGCAGGTGGCCCTCCACCGCCACTCTCCCAAACTTACACTCCCATGGTGCCACCAAGAACGGCGGGGGCCTCAGCAGGGGCCATTCTGCTCCCACAAGCTGTTCTGCAATGACAAGCAAAGCAAGATCCCCAGTGGCAGCCACTCAAGACACCAAGCCACCCTCCACGGCCACAGCTga